A genomic stretch from Nerophis ophidion isolate RoL-2023_Sa linkage group LG14, RoL_Noph_v1.0, whole genome shotgun sequence includes:
- the LOC133568254 gene encoding uncharacterized protein LOC133568254, with product MAFGEISPRQLASEDVRKGKIVFNGKPGSERLWGLVKTSLQCGPRQMELKVVGRGAADLALDLGAGPPQLLSKALESCGYLLRRNAFGLVLVVPYDGCHVVQENGYYVLPMIYMQTKIKLTCPTSALTAGHPSPLPITRNTYRSKRQAYDPYQQYYLYYLYYMNMMANNPQTKVPPQPIYNPIYHQFGYNPSKPTTLPSSDSFNYPRYIYPQQYPYCYIPGVLCPYFPHYSGLKQPMEPTQAPTTSRGYPVSTTTKRMCKPSTSTTTPARCKPTTTSTKAPLSTGTTPSRCKLTTTTRTDAAKPCKPKTTTPNKLFTPYAQDPFAPEILSSSKSQIPSDPKSVPYGSYKSAPLPNYQYWFAEAVDQDPHFDWDGLEP from the exons ATG GCGTTTGGTGAAATATCTCCACGCCAGTTAGCAAGTGAGGACGTGAGGAAGGGCAAGATTGTCTTCAACGGGAAGCCAGGATCAG AAAGACTGTGGGGCCTCGTGAAGACGTCGCTGCAATGTGGACCAAGACAGATGGAATTGAAAGTGGTGGGACGTGGAGCTGCAGACTTGGCCCTGGACCTGG GCGCTGGACCACCCCAACTTTTGAGCAAGGCACTGGAGTCTTGTGGCTATTTGCTGCGTCGAAATGCGTTTGGCCTTGTGTTGGTAGTTCCCTATGATGGCTGCCACGTGGTACAGGAG AATGGCTATTATGTGTTGCCGATGATCTACATGCAGACTAAAATCAAACTTACCTGCCCAACATCTGCTTTGACTGCCGGGCACCCCAGCCCTTTACCAATTACCAGGAACACATACCGGTCCAAGCGGCAGGCCTATGACCCTTACCAGCAGTATTATTTGTATTACCTCTACTACATGAATATGATGGCGAATAATCCCCAGACCAAAGTTCCTCCCCAACCAATTTACAATCCTATCTATCATCAGTTTGGCTACAATCCTTCTAAGCCCACCACTCTTCCCTCATCCGACTCCTTTAACTATCCCCGCTATATTTACCCTCAACAATACCCATATTGCTACATACCTGGTGTACTTTGTCCTTATTTTCCTCATTACTCGGGACTAAAGCAACCAATGGAACCTACCCAAGCTCCAACTACATCTAGAGGCTACCCTGTAAGCACCACAACTAAAAGGATGTGCAAGCCGAGTACCAGCACAACTACACCAGCCAGATGCAAGCCCACCACTACAAGTACTAAAGCACCACTCAGCACCGGTACAACTCCATCCAGATGCAAACTCACGACTACTACCAGAACTGATGCAGCCAAACCGTGTAAGCCCAAAACCACCACACCGAATAAACTCTTCACACCATACGCCCAGGACCCTTTTGCACCAGAGATTTTATCCAGCAGCAAAAGTCAAATTCCCAGCGATCCTAAAAGTGTCCCTTACGGTAGCTACAAATCTGCTCCACTACCAAACTACCAGTACTGGTTTGCTGAGGCGGTGGATCAAGATCCTCACTTTGACTGGGATGGTCTAGAACCTTAG
- the zgc:153615 gene encoding schwannomin-interacting protein 1 isoform X2, whose product MEEDSDVDMGEVFTTGHWWMMNLGNGGSIRAERGCMVNSRSWAEELQECYNAGQKRLSVISAQRNERESIRQKLALGSFYDDEPVIFTSCSKNDSSSGLQNLQVCFVNDSSSDKDSDAEDSRTETSLDTPLSPVSKQSSSLSDRDTAEEDSDPLDDCGGFWRVQRKLQEEARVALALARPMARMQVEVERQIQLHRRSPVADLLPHMPHINEGLMKRNLRRGDMREMSLGQLQVITNDLHSQIQSLNEELVQLLLMRDEQHVEQDAMLVDIEDLTRHSHSHQRQQLEKANAK is encoded by the exons ATGGAGGAGGACAGTGACGTGGACATGGGCGAAGTGTTCACTACGGGTCACTGGTGGATGATGAACTTGGGGAATGGGGGCAGCATTCGGGCCGAACGAGGCTGCATGGTGAACAGTCGCAGCTGGGCTGAGGAGCTTCAGGAGTGTTACAATGCGGGACAGAAGAGACTGTCCGTCATTTCG GCCCAGAGGAATGAGAGAGAGTCCATCAGACAGAAACTTGCCCTCGGCAGTTTCTATGACGACGAGCCAGTCATCTTCACCAGCTGCAGCAAAAACGATTCGTCCTCTGG TTTACAAAACCTGCAGGTGTGTTTTGTCAACGACAGCAGCAGCGACAAAGACAGTGATGCGGAGGACAGCAGGACCGAAACCAGTCTGGATACACCCTTGTCACCTGTG AGCAAGCAAAGCTCGTCGTTGTCGGATCGGGACACGGCGGAGGAGGACTCGGATCCGTTAGATGACTGCGGCGGGTTCTGGCGGGTGCAGCGAAAGCTCCAGGAGGAGGCCAGGGTGGCGCTGGCTCTGGCGAGGCCCATGGCCAGGATGCAGGTGGAGGTGGAAAGACAAATCCAGCTCCACAGACGCTCACCAGTGGCAGATTTG CTTCCCCACATGCCTCACATCAACGAAGGCCTGATGAAGAGGAATCTGAGACGAGGAGACATGAGGGAGATGAGTCTTGGGCAGCTCCAAGTCATCACAAATGACTTGCACTCACAGATCCAGA GTCTAAATGAAGAGTTGGTGCAGCTTCTGCTGATGAGGGACGAGCAGCATGTCGAGCAGGATGCCATGCTGGTAGACATCGAGGACCTCACCAG ACATTCTCACAGCCACCAGCGGCAGCAGCTGGAGAAAGCCAACGCAAAATAA
- the zgc:153615 gene encoding schwannomin-interacting protein 1 isoform X1 → MEEDSDVDMGEVFTTGHWWMMNLGNGGSIRAERGCMVNSRSWAEELQECYNAGQKRLSVISAQRNERESIRQKLALGSFYDDEPVIFTSCSKNDSSSGLQNLQVCFVNDSSSDKDSDAEDSRTETSLDTPLSPVSKQSSSLSDRDTAEEDSDPLDDCGGFWRVQRKLQEEARVALALARPMARMQVEVERQIQLHRRSPVADLLPHMPHINEGLMKRNLRRGDMREMSLGQLQVITNDLHSQIQTPLTQAASLPCSLPLSWSPTLLIKEQVIRQLVPAEIIHSPVSCFMAGPCTHPAQRERVDHAPLHSNPS, encoded by the exons ATGGAGGAGGACAGTGACGTGGACATGGGCGAAGTGTTCACTACGGGTCACTGGTGGATGATGAACTTGGGGAATGGGGGCAGCATTCGGGCCGAACGAGGCTGCATGGTGAACAGTCGCAGCTGGGCTGAGGAGCTTCAGGAGTGTTACAATGCGGGACAGAAGAGACTGTCCGTCATTTCG GCCCAGAGGAATGAGAGAGAGTCCATCAGACAGAAACTTGCCCTCGGCAGTTTCTATGACGACGAGCCAGTCATCTTCACCAGCTGCAGCAAAAACGATTCGTCCTCTGG TTTACAAAACCTGCAGGTGTGTTTTGTCAACGACAGCAGCAGCGACAAAGACAGTGATGCGGAGGACAGCAGGACCGAAACCAGTCTGGATACACCCTTGTCACCTGTG AGCAAGCAAAGCTCGTCGTTGTCGGATCGGGACACGGCGGAGGAGGACTCGGATCCGTTAGATGACTGCGGCGGGTTCTGGCGGGTGCAGCGAAAGCTCCAGGAGGAGGCCAGGGTGGCGCTGGCTCTGGCGAGGCCCATGGCCAGGATGCAGGTGGAGGTGGAAAGACAAATCCAGCTCCACAGACGCTCACCAGTGGCAGATTTG CTTCCCCACATGCCTCACATCAACGAAGGCCTGATGAAGAGGAATCTGAGACGAGGAGACATGAGGGAGATGAGTCTTGGGCAGCTCCAAGTCATCACAAATGACTTGCACTCACAGATCCAGA ccccgctcACTCAGGCGGCGTCGCTTCCGTGTTCTCTCCCCCTCTCATGGTCtccgacgctgctaataaaggaacaggtgattagacaactcgttccagctgagattatccactcacctgtcagctgcttcatggccggcccctgcacacaccccgcccaaagggaacgcgtggaccacgcccctctgcACAGCAACCCTTCGTAG
- the zgc:153615 gene encoding schwannomin-interacting protein 1 isoform X3, with protein sequence MEEDSDVDMGEVFTTGHWWMMNLGNGGSIRAERGCMVNSRSWAEELQECYNAGQKRLSVISAQRNERESIRQKLALGSFYDDEPVIFTSCSKNDSSSGLQNLQVCFVNDSSSDKDSDAEDSRTETSLDTPLSPVSKQSSSLSDRDTAEEDSDPLDDCGGFWRVQRKLQEEARVALALARPMARMQVEVERQIQLHRRSPVADLLPHMPHINEGLMKRNLRRGDMREMSLGQLQVITNDLHSQIQSLNEELVQLLLMRDEQHVEQDAMLVDIEDLTSHQRQQLEKANAK encoded by the exons ATGGAGGAGGACAGTGACGTGGACATGGGCGAAGTGTTCACTACGGGTCACTGGTGGATGATGAACTTGGGGAATGGGGGCAGCATTCGGGCCGAACGAGGCTGCATGGTGAACAGTCGCAGCTGGGCTGAGGAGCTTCAGGAGTGTTACAATGCGGGACAGAAGAGACTGTCCGTCATTTCG GCCCAGAGGAATGAGAGAGAGTCCATCAGACAGAAACTTGCCCTCGGCAGTTTCTATGACGACGAGCCAGTCATCTTCACCAGCTGCAGCAAAAACGATTCGTCCTCTGG TTTACAAAACCTGCAGGTGTGTTTTGTCAACGACAGCAGCAGCGACAAAGACAGTGATGCGGAGGACAGCAGGACCGAAACCAGTCTGGATACACCCTTGTCACCTGTG AGCAAGCAAAGCTCGTCGTTGTCGGATCGGGACACGGCGGAGGAGGACTCGGATCCGTTAGATGACTGCGGCGGGTTCTGGCGGGTGCAGCGAAAGCTCCAGGAGGAGGCCAGGGTGGCGCTGGCTCTGGCGAGGCCCATGGCCAGGATGCAGGTGGAGGTGGAAAGACAAATCCAGCTCCACAGACGCTCACCAGTGGCAGATTTG CTTCCCCACATGCCTCACATCAACGAAGGCCTGATGAAGAGGAATCTGAGACGAGGAGACATGAGGGAGATGAGTCTTGGGCAGCTCCAAGTCATCACAAATGACTTGCACTCACAGATCCAGA GTCTAAATGAAGAGTTGGTGCAGCTTCTGCTGATGAGGGACGAGCAGCATGTCGAGCAGGATGCCATGCTGGTAGACATCGAGGACCTCACCAG CCACCAGCGGCAGCAGCTGGAGAAAGCCAACGCAAAATAA
- the zgc:153615 gene encoding schwannomin-interacting protein 1 isoform X5 yields MVHQEKRVYQAQRNERESIRQKLALGSFYDDEPVIFTSCSKNDSSSGLQNLQVCFVNDSSSDKDSDAEDSRTETSLDTPLSPVSKQSSSLSDRDTAEEDSDPLDDCGGFWRVQRKLQEEARVALALARPMARMQVEVERQIQLHRRSPVADLLPHMPHINEGLMKRNLRRGDMREMSLGQLQVITNDLHSQIQSLNEELVQLLLMRDEQHVEQDAMLVDIEDLTRHSHSHQRQQLEKANAK; encoded by the exons ATGGTGCACCAGGAGAAACGTGTTTACCAG GCCCAGAGGAATGAGAGAGAGTCCATCAGACAGAAACTTGCCCTCGGCAGTTTCTATGACGACGAGCCAGTCATCTTCACCAGCTGCAGCAAAAACGATTCGTCCTCTGG TTTACAAAACCTGCAGGTGTGTTTTGTCAACGACAGCAGCAGCGACAAAGACAGTGATGCGGAGGACAGCAGGACCGAAACCAGTCTGGATACACCCTTGTCACCTGTG AGCAAGCAAAGCTCGTCGTTGTCGGATCGGGACACGGCGGAGGAGGACTCGGATCCGTTAGATGACTGCGGCGGGTTCTGGCGGGTGCAGCGAAAGCTCCAGGAGGAGGCCAGGGTGGCGCTGGCTCTGGCGAGGCCCATGGCCAGGATGCAGGTGGAGGTGGAAAGACAAATCCAGCTCCACAGACGCTCACCAGTGGCAGATTTG CTTCCCCACATGCCTCACATCAACGAAGGCCTGATGAAGAGGAATCTGAGACGAGGAGACATGAGGGAGATGAGTCTTGGGCAGCTCCAAGTCATCACAAATGACTTGCACTCACAGATCCAGA GTCTAAATGAAGAGTTGGTGCAGCTTCTGCTGATGAGGGACGAGCAGCATGTCGAGCAGGATGCCATGCTGGTAGACATCGAGGACCTCACCAG ACATTCTCACAGCCACCAGCGGCAGCAGCTGGAGAAAGCCAACGCAAAATAA
- the zgc:153615 gene encoding schwannomin-interacting protein 1 isoform X4, translating to MVHQEKRVYQAQRNERESIRQKLALGSFYDDEPVIFTSCSKNDSSSGLQNLQVCFVNDSSSDKDSDAEDSRTETSLDTPLSPVSKQSSSLSDRDTAEEDSDPLDDCGGFWRVQRKLQEEARVALALARPMARMQVEVERQIQLHRRSPVADLLPHMPHINEGLMKRNLRRGDMREMSLGQLQVITNDLHSQIQTPLTQAASLPCSLPLSWSPTLLIKEQVIRQLVPAEIIHSPVSCFMAGPCTHPAQRERVDHAPLHSNPS from the exons ATGGTGCACCAGGAGAAACGTGTTTACCAG GCCCAGAGGAATGAGAGAGAGTCCATCAGACAGAAACTTGCCCTCGGCAGTTTCTATGACGACGAGCCAGTCATCTTCACCAGCTGCAGCAAAAACGATTCGTCCTCTGG TTTACAAAACCTGCAGGTGTGTTTTGTCAACGACAGCAGCAGCGACAAAGACAGTGATGCGGAGGACAGCAGGACCGAAACCAGTCTGGATACACCCTTGTCACCTGTG AGCAAGCAAAGCTCGTCGTTGTCGGATCGGGACACGGCGGAGGAGGACTCGGATCCGTTAGATGACTGCGGCGGGTTCTGGCGGGTGCAGCGAAAGCTCCAGGAGGAGGCCAGGGTGGCGCTGGCTCTGGCGAGGCCCATGGCCAGGATGCAGGTGGAGGTGGAAAGACAAATCCAGCTCCACAGACGCTCACCAGTGGCAGATTTG CTTCCCCACATGCCTCACATCAACGAAGGCCTGATGAAGAGGAATCTGAGACGAGGAGACATGAGGGAGATGAGTCTTGGGCAGCTCCAAGTCATCACAAATGACTTGCACTCACAGATCCAGA ccccgctcACTCAGGCGGCGTCGCTTCCGTGTTCTCTCCCCCTCTCATGGTCtccgacgctgctaataaaggaacaggtgattagacaactcgttccagctgagattatccactcacctgtcagctgcttcatggccggcccctgcacacaccccgcccaaagggaacgcgtggaccacgcccctctgcACAGCAACCCTTCGTAG